The genomic region TGTGCATTGCTGTTGCCCTCCAGTGGCCcagtagtatgtctgtggactcatactgctagaaattaggtttagatacccgtggtgagcagagcacagataacctttgtgtagctttgtactcagtaacaaacaagcattactgTCGGAACAAATTCCATCAAGTAACAATGTTTCTAACAAAGCGGGTAGCTTAACCATAAATTTGTATGCGACTTTTTTCTGTCAGTAAAAACTGTTGGTTATTTCTTCAGTCCTCTCAGAATTGTTTGTCATTTAGCAAAAAAGTGaccaagagaaaaataaataacttctgTTATTATAGTGTTCTTTAGTGACCGTATACCGAGAGCTcgatgtttataaaataactcaTCTTTGTTGTGTTGAAGATTTTGTTGATACGACACATGATGAATCCCATCTTATAGATCACGTGCCTTCCGTTCATCTTTCCGAGTCAATTTCGTAAGATTTCTGTTGAAGGGAACGTGATCAGATACTTAGTTTTTCtagtgtattttatttctgtctccaATCTAGAAACttcttttttatatacattattgtcATTGTCTGATCAAACGATTATTCGAAGAACTCTAGGTGGCACTGTTTCTTTCCTTGTTAGATTAGAATGTGATCagaataatttcacacaaaactattcAAGGGTTATCTTCTGCTAGTCTTTCCTAATTTTGGGCTTATAGAATAAAAGAAAGGTAAATAGTGAACagtacccgccgccaactctttgattatttttgtatgtCGGAATTGTGAAATTTGAAGTTACTCTTATAACCCCCAAAATGCGTTTTTAGGTAGCCATGGGAcacgaaccatgaatccttgtATTTATAGTCTACGTATTTTAACTACTAGAACAAATTCTTGTTAGTAATGTTATGTAAGTTCAGTTTACTCCcactttcttttgtaattaatgaTCTTTAATTGAAATGTTTAGGATATTTGAATTCCTAACTTTTGAAGAGTGTTTTCAGTGTCGGATCAAAATCTCGATGATTTATACATTAGATTTCCTTCTCAAaagatatatattattacttaaataaattagGAATCAGTTTAATGATAAACTTGTCATAttgcaattattattattatattcaagtCCCAGTCTTGTAGTGTCTTTTCACTTGTCACTTTTTCACGTAGAATATTTGACGTTAATTACTACTCTGCTTAAAATAcagatttaataaacaaaacttgaaaaatattccaaatataaacacaattaaatgaaTACAAGATGTTTTCCAACTAAAATGTGGATTGGTAACAGTACCAATTTTTgcgtttttatttaacataaaattattctcaGAGATTGTGGTTTttgttatatatagtgattaacTGATTCCATGTTTCAGTACGGTTACACCACAAACGTGGGGttacattttttgtgttttagCTTCATGTAGAATAATACAGAGAGCTTGTTGTTAGTTGTCTatttgatatgtttttgtttttcttagtaaGGTGATAATTACCTGTCATATATATTCACTAACACAATGCTTCCTTGCGTTATTTGatttttactattataaaaataactaagaatATGGTTAcccactgtttgttttttttctaaaatagataaaacaataattatttatttgtgagATGTGTGTGCATTTTTCTTCACTGCCAGTTAACTAAGATTGCGCCCcacttatttgttgttttttaattcactgttaaattaggttaGGAAATTcgaattacttttataatttcttaataattCAGTGTGAAGATAATGTGAGAAGACTGAAAATATCATATTGTTTTTATGAGAGAGAGAACAGCTATCAAATCGTATTTTCTCTTTCAGTCAGTGATTTTACAATAGAATTCATGTGGAAGAGTTTCTTTCCAGTCCTACAAGTCTAATGTTTTTGTACTAAGATCTTACATTCACAGATCTAAGCTAGTTTCAGTATCGGTTTAAAGAttgaagtaataatatttataatcgtagaatagaataatatttaataaactgaattaattgtaataaaatattaattgaaagtCGGTTGAATAAGatgcacattttattattttctttagttttgtcCAATAGTTTTCAGGTTTGTTTCTAAGCTCATATTTAATGAGTTTGGATGTTTTTAGTATTTACAGTTTGTCATTCATAACTCCCTCTGGTAGCAAACCCAGTGAAGTATCGTAGGGCACGTGTTGCTTGATTTTTATCTTGTAGAGAAACGTCCCTTCAAGTGGGGAATAGAGATTTGTTTATAACTATCATAGAAAGTCGctgtttcagttttgatttcgATGGTCACAATTAACATAGATAGCACATAAGATGTCTTCGGTGTGTACCCCTCAAACCAGAATATGTTCCACCGCTTATATTTAACAACATAAACCGTTACaaccattttacttttttatagtttgtacagtatagtgattttgttttgtatagtttgtATAGTGTAGTGCTtttgttttgtatagtttgtATAGTGTAGTGCTTTTGTTTTGTgtagtttgtattgtacagtgcttttgttttgtatagattttagttttgtgcttttattttatatagtatgTATAGTTTGAAACTCAGCAACTGTAAATTTCTAGGCAACTGAATAGAATGTTTCTTAATTATGTACTTTACTTACTTTCGATAACCGATCATAGAGGCTTAGGTTAACTgtgctaaaaataaattaatgtgtacTGATGCTCCAAGTTCTTTCCCCCTCATTTCACTACTCGATTTTTATTCATAGGAGTGGTAAACAAAACGTAGTCATTGGTTGTATTGTTGTACgagaaattaaaaatgtaatattgacTGTgactaatataatttaaatgtaaaacatggcACGAAAATTGacgtaaaaattacatatttgatACGATCAGTGGTCACTGTAACACTAGAAGAATATGAGAGCTTCCGCCTATATCGTTTAATCAAGTAATTATAGATCTATGGACTGTAGCTGTAGTTGtgataaagtttgaaaaaaagaaaaacaatttcggGCGCCAATCAAACTGATTAAgaacttctgttttatttatctttggtAGCAGTGTTTAATGGTCTTATTGCAGTTAGCTTATAGAAGAGCTAGTCTGGTGTTTATATAATAACCCTTCCTGAAAGCATGTGTTTTCCAAAGTGACAGGTGTTACATTCTGCGTCGTCATTGTGTGCTTGTATAAAGCGTTTAACAGCGACTGTAATATTTCAAGTAATTAAAAGATGTCTCCATCGGTGTTATTGTCCTACAAGGCTACCAATGACAAACATCACGATAGAGTATTACTTTAACGTAATCGTTTTAGTAAAACTGCCGAATTAATTTAGCTCATCAAATAAATTATAGAACAGTGTTTTGTGGAAATTTCTTCTTTTATACTTAGCGAAGCTTTTATTCCAAACCTATGCATTTTTAATGGATAAACATTGATGTAAACAGTTTCCCCCACTGTGTAATTTACATTGTCGCTTTATTAAAAGCCGTCATTGTTTGTGTAATTACCAATAGCTGTACAGAAAATGCAACCATTATTTCTGTATTACGTTCGATGTAATTAGGGCGTTTAGCTAATACGTTTTACTAAATTAATTGCACCGCCATTGTTCAAGGGGGTAAGTAATTTGTCGgaaagattttgatgaaacgttttataaacaaaagtagCTTTATTTTACCGGTGTTCAGGGATAGTAGAGGCTTGGAACTTTCCTAAAGGTCCTTAAAGAAATgatccataataataatataattgattTCCTTTAATTAGATAGGTGATGTAGTGAAATATATAAAGTCAGCTTAGGccctgtatatatacatagtttCCCCATTCTTTCTTTTGAAGGCTGGTAAAAAGGAAGCacttacagaaaagaaaaaatctCGTTTCTTCTTTGTCTTTTCAGTCAGTATAATTGAATTAAATGTGCAGATGTATATTTTCTCCATTAAAGTATGACGTACTGCAAGAGGTAATTGAATGGTATATTAGTTGAAGTAATTTGAATATGGTCTTTTAAAGGAACgtcattttaattaaaacaaatacaaaaaaacgaTAAACGTTTTTATCGATTGCTGCACCATTGCAACGTTTACATTTTAGATGAAAATTATCTCATTTTACAGAAACATCACTATTCATATAActatacaaatatttctaaatcGTAAAATCGAACAGCATCGCATCTTGAATTATGGAATTTATAAGGAGTATTTTAAAGCAATATCCGCATTTTTAAGACcatatatatttaagatttttcttaAGACAAGCTGGTTCTGATGATTGCTTCcatttgaataatattatttctagCTCTAATATTGCTGTTGAAATCATACTTCAGTGCAGATTTTCTAACCACGCGAGATAACTACTTATTCCTAAGAAATTATCCTTAGTTGACTAAAATAACCAATTAATAAggcatttaaaaatgtatttaaaaaaaaaacaggaaatgaATGACGCTTAAAATGTAATCAAAAGTGGGTGAATAAATCTAAGTCACCAATATACTTGAATTAGTTTACGAGAGCGAcctaaagttaattaatattcttCATATTAGTTATTGGCGACAAACAAGTGTTTCAGTTTCGTTTGTCCACATAACTGTCTTAGCGGTAttcgttttttatttattttcttcagttattaTTAGTCATATAAACATATCCAGGTTACATATCACACATGTACATGTAGCTAATGTTATGtgcttttttaaaattgtttccaagggaaatgaaaaaaaaatcatacatacTTTCAGACTAAAATCTCTTGAAATTTAACTGTTTTCGTGAGAACTTAATAGCTAATTATTTATGTCTACTGTGTAAGATCCATTACATACATTTTCTTGCTAAAAGAATAGATAGATGTTTAGAAAAAAGCTCACGACTTGACTGCTAGCTTGCTGAAGGCGAAATACTAAGCCACATGATGTCCTTCAGAAGCCTTTGAAGCTAATGATGGGTTAACAGAAGAGTTTGCTAGGTTACTGCATATGTATAGAGACTAATGGTTAGTTTTTTTAGCTAAGTAGACATTTCTGTGCTATTGTTAATATGCCGCGTTCTGAAGGTCGACTCatcattatttgaattatttcttttcaGCCCCAAAATCAAAGGATCACATAGAGAACGAAGCTCACAAGAGTGAAAATCAATGTGAGCAGTCTAAGGAGGACCGTAATGACAGTTCTGACCTTAAACAAATTTTACTAGACCAAACCAAAAAAGCTACCATACCGAGCACGTCGGAAGATAGTTGCAACACAAGCCAGCAGGTTTATACCTGTCCTTTCTGTAATTATACCAGCTCTAACGAAGTCCGTATTCAGATGCACGTGGTGACCCAGCATTCACAGAAACCAGCTTCCCTGAATTGTCCACTGTGTCAAGACAGCTTTGTAGAATGGATAGAACTAGAAAAGCATATAGTGGACACTCATAATGTCAACAAAGAAGGCGTGAAAAAGCTTTTGGCTCTCGTGGATCAGTCAGCATTTGAAGATATGTCTAAAATACCAATTCAAAATGATGATTGTGTAGACTCCAAAGGTAACAACAGTGAAGACGATAGTGACGGTCAGGAGATAATGTACGCAGATGAATCGGGAGCTGAAGAGTTGGCGTGTCCTGTTTgttctaaaatgtttaataatgttgATGACCTGTTTTTGCATCAGAACGAAAAAGGCcatatagaattaaaacaaacaccaCGAGAATCTGGATACATGTGTTGGTGGAAAGGTTGCAAACAGTTTTTTCCTTCATCTCAAACCCTACAGCTTCATTTCAAAGAAATTCACGCAAAAATTCCACAACTTGCAGTGTCTGATCGTCATGTGTATAAGTATCGTTGTAGTCAGTGTAGCCTAGCATTCAGAACCTTGGATAAATTACAGCTTCATTCGCAGTATCATGTCATACGAGCAGCAACAAAGTGTGTTTTGTGTGACCGCAGTTTTCGCTCTATTCAAGCCTTGAAGAAACATGTTGAAACATCTCACATAGATATGACTAACGAGGAGATGGAACAGTATAAAGCTAGCCTGGCCAATAATCCTCTGCTAACAAACCATGGAAGTGGTCCAGGAGTGCTAGACCCACAAACAACAGAACTCatgaaaaaagacaacaacaGAGACATAGGAGAATCATTTGAAGAGTTTATGGACACGACAATTCCTGGTGATGTCTCAGACCAACCTAATAATCTCGAAGGAAACACTGAAGATGGGAACGACCCAATTTCTAAAGGGGTAGATGACAGCTCGAAGGAACAGTTTTTTGAAGATTACATTAATAGCCAAGCCGTAGCAGAAGATAGCTACTATGATCCTACGAGAAAATACAAATGTCATCGATGTAAAGTTGCTTTCACTCGACAGAGTTATCTCACAAGCCATAACAAGACCCTGCTCCATCGTAAGGGAGAGAAGATGAGTTACCCCATGGAGAAATATCTTGATCCTAATAGGCCTTACAAATGTGATGTTTGTAAAGAATCCTTTACACAGAAGAACATCTTGCTTGTACATTATAACTCTGTTTCTCACTTGCACAAATTGAAGCAAAGTATGAAAGAGAACAGTACAGGCGCAGTAACAACATCTTCAACTGCACCCACGACTAGCACGACGAAATCTAGCAGTAACTGTCCAAGTCCAAGTAGTACTTCAACTAACAGTGAATCCGATAAGAAACCATTCAAGTGTAACATTTGTAAGGTTGCTTATAATCAAGGATCTACTTTAGATATACATGTAAAGTCTGTTTTACATCAGACTAGAGCTTCTAAACTCCACGAACTTGCCATAACTGGGCAAATAGATTTGAGTATCCCACTTATTGAAAAACCTGAATCCACCCAGGTACAAGAAGCGCAACCAAAGGACTTCAACGACAATTCAAACAACCTAAAGCCCGAGACAGAAACACTTGTAACTACATCTACTTTAACTTCAGTTCCTGCACCTCAGCCTTCCAAACTAAATGAACTATTGCAAGTTCCTCACTGTATTGTACCAGTATCTGGTACAATCACTAAATCCAGTGCCTCTTCTCAATTACCAATTCAAGTTCCTCCAGATCTTTCATCTGCGCAACAGGCCTTAAGCCTTGCATCCCACTTAGCACAACCACCAGTTCTTACGCCTACTAGTGTTTCTCTGCTTGGAACATTCACTTGTCAACGTTGTCACCAGCCATGTATCTCTCAGGAGGCTTTACTTCAACACCAGCAGCTTTGTTGTTTCTTTAGTCAGCCATCTTCATCACTGTTTGGAGTGGGACCACCAGGTTTACCTCCTAATGCTTTGACAGGTTTATCACAATCCCAGGTACCGACACATATGACTCATCTAGATATATCTTGTGGCCAACAACGACCAGAATTAGGATATCCCAAATTAGAACATGTTTCTTCATCTCATAGTGAAAGTAATGTAGAAAGGCTTTCTTTTCCATCTCAAGTCaatgatgaaacaacagtacgAATGAGCCCTCAAATGCTACGATCAAAGTGTCCCTACCCAAGAAGCAAACCTCCCATGTATAAACATCTTCTGGAAAGTTACGGGTTCGACATAGTTATGCAGTTTAATgagtttagtaaaaaaaaattaaagaaagataCTGAGAAAATAAATGATGAATGTGAGAAGGAAAACGGTAGTCACAAAAAAGATAACAGtgatgaaaaaggaaaaaatgatgataaaaaaaGTATGAGTATCAACTTCTTACCAGAGATCAACAAATCTGTTTGTGAGTTGTGCCAGAGAGAGTTTTCTAGTGTTTGGGTCTTGAAATCTCATAAAGAGGAATATCACAAAAAAGTTGTACCATTTCATTTACTGGAAACTTTTGTAGATGAATACAGAAGGCATTATGAGAAACGACAATCACAAACAGAGGATACAGGTAGTATTTCTGATGCTACATCAACTCCTATATCAACACCAGACAGCAATGGCCAACTACAAAGAGAATCTTGCCCATCCATGAGCCTCAGCCTCTCAGTTGCGACAACTCAACAACCATCTGTAGCAACCATGGCTGGTCAACATAACGATTCCTTTAGTGCTAATCAAATGGCAGCACAATTCCAGTTTAATCAGCTGTTGATGAGTATGGGACTAGGAATGGGCTTACCAGTAGGCATGGGAATGCCTTTTACTGCCATGAATATGCATCCACCAATGATACCGGTAATGATGCCACCCCCTGTGGATCCTTTCATGACATCTGCCTTCAATCACCCAATGCTAGCTGGCTCAATGGAACCTAACTATTTTACTTCTCAGCAGAAGCTTTTGCAACAGCAACCACAACAATTATCCCAGTTGCAACAACAAAAGCGAGCAAGAACACGCATCAATGACGACCAGCTGAAAATTTTGCGTATGTATTTTGACATTAACAATTCTCCTACAGAAGAACAGCTCGTAGAAATGTCAGAGAAGTCTGGATTGACAgtgaaagttattaaacattggtttagaaatactttgtttaaagaaagacaaCGCAATAAAGATTCTCCTTACAACTTCAGTAATCCTCCTTCTACTTATTTAAATTTGGAAGAATACGAGAAAACAGGCGAAGCAAAAGTTCTTTCAATGAATGAGCCTGACTGTCAGAGTGATTTTAATAACACAGACTATAAAGAAACATCTCAAGAAAATGAACTTACAACACCAAATAAAAGCATCATTctttttgataaagaaaatattaattcatgTGAGCCACAAACTCCAGAAGCTACTATAAATGAGAAAGACACTTCAGATCAGTGTGGGGAAAAAAGTGGTTCAATATCAGATGCATATCCACCAGTGGTATCGCGAAATTCGGAATTGAGTAGGGAACCAGTCTTGTACAGTGATACAAACAATTCACAAAATGATATGTTAAAGCAAAAGGACTCGACTGATGATTCGGCAGATTATTCATCAGGCTCAGTAAATTTTTCAGTGGCTACAACTAGCACTTCATTTGGACACAAAGGACTTTCTAAGAATGATTTGGCAAAATCTACCTTGTCTCCTAATTCAATGTCATCTAGAAGCTCTGGATCAGGTAAACGTGCTAACAGAACACGCTTTACTGATTATCAGGTTAAAATTTTACAAGAGTTTTTTGAAACAAATGCCTATCCAAAGGACGATAATTTGGATTATTTATCAAAGTTGTTGAATTTAAGTCCTCGTATTATTGTCGTATGGTTCCAAAATGCAAGACAAAAGGCGAGAAAGATGTATGAAAATCAACCTCCAGTAACAAATGAAGACGAAAATTCTGTGCGTTTTCAGAGAACTCCAGGATTAAACTATCAGTGCAAAAAGTGTTTCCAAGTATTCCAAAGGTATTATGAACTAATTAAACATCAGAAAAGTATGTGTTTTAAGGATGAAAACCCTGTTGTAGCACAGATGAAAGGTTCCTCAGAGGGAACTGAATCAAGATCACGACCTGTTTTGCCTACACCAAACCAAGGAATTAATCCATCACCTGAACAAAGTAAAGCTACTTGTCAAAACGGAACATATCGTTGTGATAAATGTAGTTTAGCTTTCCCACGTTTTGATCTTTGGCGAGAACATCAAATTGTCCACATAATGAACCCAAACCTATTCTCTAACTTCTCATCAAATTCGTCATTTGGAGTGCTTCAGTATGAAGCACAGCAAGGATCAATGCCATCAATGAAACGTAAACTTTCAGAAGACGAAGAATCAAAGGAATCAACTGATCAACCACGAGATAAAAGACTGAGGACAACCATTCTTCCAGAACAACTTGATTTTTTGTACCAAAAATATCAGATAGAAAGTAATCCAAGTCGGAAAATGCTTGAGACTATTGCTCGAGAAGTAGGTTTAAAAAAAAGAGTAGTACAAGTTTGGTTTCAAAACACACGAGCTCGAGAGAGAAAAGGACAGTTCCGTGCTCATCAGCAAGTTATACATAAACGGTGCCCGTTTTGTCGAGCATTGTTTAAAGCTCGATCTGCGCTAGAGTCTCATCTGGCTACGAGGCATGCTGATCAGTATACTAAAGGAGAAATAAATGTTGATACTTTACCTGATGGAGACACTGATTCAGAAGCTGGAAATAGTGCGGAGGAAGAAAGTAAGGGAAATAGTTCAAATTTCCCTAGCTTATTTGCCCCATCTTCTCCTATACCAGGATATTCTCCTTGTGCTGTAGACTCCGTGAATAAAAATATAGACGACGAACTCACGAATAAATATGAAGACGATTTATCTTTACTCAGTCGTTATACAAAAGAATCTTCAGGGCCAACTGATCTTAGTGTCAAACCTCAGCTACCAAAATCATCAGAAACGAAGGATGGTCCACTTGATCTAAGTAAACCTGTAAAGATAAACGTTGAAGCAGACAAACCTGTGGACTCAATACCTACTAATTTAAGTGACAGAAGCTTCGACGATTCGTCTTTTCGCTTAAAAATGGCCGAAGATGTACGTTCTGAAACTCATTCAGAATCTACTGATAGAGAAGGTGAAGATTTCTCACATGAAAGTAACCCAACCTCTCCTGCTACCCAATCTCAATTACAAATTTCACGCAGCACGTCAAACTCTGGGAAACGATTTAGAACCCAGATGAGTACGTTGCAAATAACAGTAATGAAATCTATCTTCACAGACTATAAGACACCATCTATGGCAGAATGTGAACAGCTGGGGCGTGAAATAGGTCTTGCCAAAAGAGTTGTTCAAGTTTGGTTTCAGAACGCTAGAGCAAAAGAGAAAAAGTCCATACTAGCTTTTGGAAAGAATTTTGGACAGGAAATGGAGACGAAAAATGCAGCAGAAGAGTGCAAAATCTGCGCTTTCAAGTATGATCCAAAATATTCTACTAGTTTTCAAGATCATTTGTTCTCCAAAAAACATATAGAAAACCTGAAGAATAAAATTGAGGGTCAAAAGAAGTTGAAAGATAGTCAAGAAACTTCCCCTCATTCCAGTTCTGGTGGAGGAAATCCTTTATCTCAGCTTATGCAGCAGGAGAAATTAGAAACCAGTTCGTCATCAGTAAGGTGTTTCACTTCTACCATTTCAACATCAGGTCAACAAAACTTAATGCAACAACTTCAGATGATGGAACTACAACAGATGGCTGGTCTTGGTATTCCTAGACTACATCATTCACCTGTGCTTGGCTTATCTTTAAATCAAGACACAAGTTCACAAAATACAGAAGATAACATAAATTCTCCCTTTAGTGAAAGAACCTCAGTGGGAAAAGGAAACATAGCAGGATCATCAACATCATTGGGACTTTCCAATACTTCCATTAAACCAACCGGAGACGACACCAAAGACACCGTGGTGCCAGTGCCTTCTGCAGTTTCCACTCATAGCAGTACACCAGTGGCTCAACAGATGGACTTTTCCGTATCTCCCAGTGATGGATCGGGCCTATTTCCTTACATGTACAGCGGAGTACCAGGATACTATCCAGGGATGCCTGGCAACCTCATTCCTCCTAGCATGTATAACACAGGTAGGAACAAGCTCTGAAACTGATTAGATTTAGGACATGTAAATTTGCGCAGTTCTTCAGACATTACTAAACCTGTTCCTTACtggtaaggaaaaaaaaatactttcgcCATGTGTTAAACTGTAATTTACAGCCCACCTTATTTATTTACACTGTGTTGTGAGTTGGGCAGGACCAAGTGAAATACTGAAATTGATTTTCAAATCTTCAAGAACTGCTTATGTGAAAGGTtaatctaacaaaaaaaaaaacacaataggACAGTTTATCTGAAGCACAGTCCAAGTTTGTAGTTCCTAAAGTTTTGGTATGTTTTATGCCGTGTAAACAGTAATATGAAATAAgctaaattatctttttttgtaaattttttcttAATTGCTTTGGGCACGGGCTGAAAGCGATCTTTGTACAGATTTATTAGTGATTTAAGGTGTTTTAAACTTGAGGAACATGCGTTTCGTTTAGTTATTCCATGTTCATTTGCCACGGTTTCCTAGCTCAGGATGGTGATGAAGATATTTACATATGAAAATACAAGCAAGCCACTGTTGTGAAAAGATGTCTTCTCATTTCACCCTTTGCCCTCTACAAACTACTGATTAAGGAATTTAGCTAACATCAATAATAACTAAATTGCTGAATCAGTTACATGTGTTTTTAACATAGCATTTTATTCTGCTTGTGCCTTTC from Tachypleus tridentatus isolate NWPU-2018 chromosome 1, ASM421037v1, whole genome shotgun sequence harbors:
- the LOC143248550 gene encoding zinc finger homeobox protein 3-like isoform X2, with the protein product MESDEADAIMGTGQSEYKKIPLTSKVKSLNSEFVSVRSGNLRPKDSLGSMTPQDNPPNPIDQQRAEELSNETNLAPCTKLVEFNSCESCGEKLSSALNHHHCDPQEPIDEAAPQVSGREITEVATELSDSEVETFTGKIVYNPDGSAFIIEGESEFSDEEYSLDLPQQEGSIVDSREMSPQQYRVFPQVVNAFHISKNRALYSALYGQAYSFLQEKKKVPEVPIMHCYRVFTLREKCETNCNDKNENFGPDKRTSNVNKGNIPSLEYSSIPVKPILMCFICKLSFAYAKSFVAHASGEHNIALLEEERHILTQKNISAIIQGVGKEKEPLLSFLEPIPSKAAEVNEMQQFQRSFYDQAAHSSYSSSSAASSAVSSLLNTVNSAVSSVICQSINSSITTTLVPACLNPVASVRDIKASVIDSTTKQNNQGNSDYLKNSEESLAPELEDLANIEKLAKAAAAAAEAKSFSETNIPSYIDQNRKKFQTENRGEQNAEIHDSSSPNLSHLRVTSADRPTSSSSGGSISPGVCSSPKVSISPNSCLATSHSPGLGIGSMMTICSQHPDGKTNGVECPKCDVILGSSRSLGGHVTMMHSRNSCKTLKCPKCNWHYKYQETLEIHMKEKHPENEMSCIYCITNQPHPRLTRGETYTCGYKPYRCEVCNYSTTTKGNLSIHMQSDKHINNVQELQNGNISSEHLIQSQPVSNPNIQDQPKKGPSPNKPKATWRCDVCNYETNVARNLRIHMTSEKHTHNMMVLQQNVKHMQHLTALQQAQALDPMFQFHPGLLLPHDNQLQPEAALADMYYNHALLMMASQQQQQQRAMAAAAAATSGPGKSPSGLPPLTSTATPIVDMEHPDPTLVPDMPYDDDSQMFQCCICSLFSASTVEGLNYHLQQDRSREREDEVLIVVSGNFVCKLCSYKTNLKANFMLHSKTDKHLQRLQHVNHIKEGGPRNDWKLKYINMSNPVQVRCNACDYYTNSIHKLQIHSNSPRHEGCARLFQYLQLSKASTNSESSFYYCVLCNFSTNTKQKLIQHVGSLEHVKHESMRQMQRNVDDHGKEDSFKDILMVKVPSGNGKSEIDSETSPKSKDHIENEAHKSENQCEQSKEDRNDSSDLKQILLDQTKKATIPSTSEDSCNTSQQVYTCPFCNYTSSNEVRIQMHVVTQHSQKPASLNCPLCQDSFVEWIELEKHIVDTHNVNKEGVKKLLALVDQSAFEDMSKIPIQNDDCVDSKGNNSEDDSDGQEIMYADESGAEELACPVCSKMFNNVDDLFLHQNEKGHIELKQTPRESGYMCWWKGCKQFFPSSQTLQLHFKEIHAKIPQLAVSDRHVYKYRCSQCSLAFRTLDKLQLHSQYHVIRAATKCVLCDRSFRSIQALKKHVETSHIDMTNEEMEQYKASLANNPLLTNHGSGPGVLDPQTTELMKKDNNRDIGESFEEFMDTTIPGDVSDQPNNLEGNTEDGNDPISKGVDDSSKEQFFEDYINSQAVAEDSYYDPTRKYKCHRCKVAFTRQSYLTSHNKTLLHRKGEKMSYPMEKYLDPNRPYKCDVCKESFTQKNILLVHYNSVSHLHKLKQSMKENSTGAVTTSSTAPTTSTTKSSSNCPSPSSTSTNSESDKKPFKCNICKVAYNQGSTLDIHVKSVLHQTRASKLHELAITGQIDLSIPLIEKPESTQVQEAQPKDFNDNSNNLKPETETLVTTSTLTSVPAPQPSKLNELLQVPHCIVPVSGTITKSSASSQLPIQVPPDLSSAQQALSLASHLAQPPVLTPTSVSLLGTFTCQRCHQPCISQEALLQHQQLCCFFSQPSSSLFGVGPPGLPPNALTGLSQSQVPTHMTHLDISCGQQRPELGYPKLEHVSSSHSESNVERLSFPSQVNDETTVRMSPQMLRSKCPYPRSKPPMYKHLLESYGFDIVMQFNEFSKKKLKKDTEKINDECEKENGSHKKDNSDEKGKNDDKKSMSINFLPEINKSVCELCQREFSSVWVLKSHKEEYHKKVVPFHLLETFVDEYRRHYEKRQSQTEDTGSISDATSTPISTPDSNGQLQRESCPSMSLSLSVATTQQPSVATMAGQHNDSFSANQMAAQFQFNQLLMSMGLGMGLPVGMGMPFTAMNMHPPMIPVMMPPPVDPFMTSAFNHPMLAGSMEPNYFTSQQKLLQQQPQQLSQLQQQKRARTRINDDQLKILRMYFDINNSPTEEQLVEMSEKSGLTVKVIKHWFRNTLFKERQRNKDSPYNFSNPPSTYLNLEEYEKTGEAKVLSMNEPDCQSDFNNTDYKETSQENELTTPNKSIILFDKENINSCEPQTPEATINEKDTSDQCGEKSGSISDAYPPVVSRNSELSREPVLYSDTNNSQNDMLKQKDSTDDSADYSSGSVNFSVATTSTSFGHKGLSKNDLAKSTLSPNSMSSRSSGSGKRANRTRFTDYQVKILQEFFETNAYPKDDNLDYLSKLLNLSPRIIVVWFQNARQKARKMYENQPPVTNEDENSVRFQRTPGLNYQCKKCFQVFQRYYELIKHQKSMCFKDENPVVAQMKGSSEGTESRSRPVLPTPNQGINPSPEQSKATCQNGTYRCDKCSLAFPRFDLWREHQIVHIMNPNLFSNFSSNSSFGVLQYEAQQGSMPSMKRKLSEDEESKESTDQPRDKRLRTTILPEQLDFLYQKYQIESNPSRKMLETIAREVGLKKRVVQVWFQNTRARERKGQFRAHQQVIHKRCPFCRALFKARSALESHLATRHADQYTKGEINVDTLPDGDTDSEAGNSAEEESKGNSSNFPSLFAPSSPIPGYSPCAVDSVNKNIDDELTNKYEDDLSLLSRYTKESSGPTDLSVKPQLPKSSETKDGPLDLSKPVKINVEADKPVDSIPTNLSDRSFDDSSFRLKMAEDVRSETHSESTDREGEDFSHESNPTSPATQSQLQISRSTSNSGKRFRTQMSTLQITVMKSIFTDYKTPSMAECEQLGREIGLAKRVVQVWFQNARAKEKKSILAFGKNFGQEMETKNAAEECKICAFKYDPKYSTSFQDHLFSKKHIENLKNKIEGQKKLKDSQETSPHSSSGGGNPLSQLMQQEKLETSSSSVRCFTSTISTSGQQNLMQQLQMMELQQMAGLGIPRLHHSPVLGLSLNQDTSSQNTEDNINSPFSERTSVGKGNIAGSSTSLGLSNTSIKPTGDDTKDTVVPVPSAVSTHSSTPVAQQMDFSVSPSDGSGLFPYMYSGVPGYYPGMPGNLIPPSMYNTAQDGDEDIYI